In Labrus bergylta chromosome 1, fLabBer1.1, whole genome shotgun sequence, one genomic interval encodes:
- the LOC136180382 gene encoding lysozyme g-like, with amino-acid sequence MGDIMRVQTSGASQQTANQDNLRYSGVRASHTMAQTDAGRMEEFRSKINRVGAQKGIPPALIAAIISRESRAGNAIKNTGGWGDHGNGWGLMQVDVNPNGGGHTAQGAWDSEEHLRQATGILVHFIGRISTKFPNWSPEQKLKGGIAAYNMGDGNVHSYENVDDHTTGRDYSNDVVARAQWYRNHGGF; translated from the exons ATGG GAGACATCATGAGAGTTCAAACTAGCGGTGCATCACAGCAAACGGCTAATCAGGACAATCTGCGATACTCAG gtGTGAGAGCATCACACACCATGGCCCAGACTGATGCAGGCAGAATGGAAGAGTTCAGGTCTAAAATCAACAGAGTGGGGGCTCAGAAGGGAATTCCTCCAGCTCTGATTGCTGCCATCATCTCCAGAGAGTCTCGGGCTGGAAACGCAATAAAGAACACTGGAGGCTGGGGGGACCATGGCAACGGGTGGGGACTGATGCAG GTGGATGTGAATCCAAACGGAGGTGGGCACACTGCACAGGGCGCTTGGGACAGCGAGGAACACCTCAGACAAGCCACGGGCATCTTGGTTCATTTCATCGGACGGATCAGTACCAAATTTCCTAATTGGAGCCCGGAGCAGAAGCTGAAAG GTGGGATTGCAGCCTACAACATGGGCGATGGAAACGTCCATTCTTATGAAAACGTCGATGACCACACAACCGGTAGAGACTACTCCAATGATGTTGTTGCCAGAGCCCAGTGGTACAGGAACCATGGTGGCTTTTAA